A stretch of Ectothiorhodospiraceae bacterium BW-2 DNA encodes these proteins:
- a CDS encoding MEKHLA domain-containing protein, giving the protein MTIANEPNLDNRYRAEQAELILSTLYRLTGRHLVDEELSEIDRYRSLYEAPVAVLSHNTAADPIFNYANKRAQRLFEFSWKQFTELPSRLSAEPLVREERARLLERVAQVGFIDDYRGVRVSSSGKRFLVEEAIIWNLVDDNNIYQGQAAALYRCSPLESLF; this is encoded by the coding sequence ATGACAATAGCGAACGAACCGAATCTAGACAATCGTTATCGAGCAGAGCAGGCGGAGCTAATTCTATCGACCCTGTATCGCTTGACCGGACGACACTTAGTAGATGAGGAGCTCTCTGAAATTGACCGTTACCGCTCTCTTTACGAGGCACCTGTCGCTGTTCTCTCTCATAATACGGCGGCAGATCCTATCTTTAACTACGCCAATAAAAGAGCCCAACGGCTATTTGAGTTTAGTTGGAAGCAGTTCACCGAGCTCCCATCAAGACTCTCTGCTGAGCCTTTAGTTAGGGAGGAGCGGGCTCGACTGCTAGAGCGAGTTGCTCAGGTCGGTTTTATCGATGATTACCGAGGGGTGCGTGTTAGCTCATCGGGTAAGCGATTTTTAGTTGAGGAGGCGATTATCTGGAATCTGGTAGATGATAATAACATCTATCAAGGTCAAGCAGCGGCACTCTACCGATGCTCTCCTCTTGAGAGCCTGTTTTAA
- a CDS encoding TIGR02281 family clan AA aspartic protease yields MLNLRIVALLFALLLANAPLWATQISIKGLFSGRALIVIDNQQYLLKAGESVNGIELVSADSEQATLLIEGQERILALDSQISGQFIAAKTTSVTIAPDPQGMYRANGAINGHRVKFLIDTGASIVALSSALADKLNIPYRQQGRPTVTETASGIVIAHQLQLDSVSLGAIRLTHVTGAVIEGQQPSTPLLGQSFLNRVELQRQNRLMVLTR; encoded by the coding sequence ATGTTGAACCTACGCATCGTTGCTCTGTTATTCGCGCTACTCTTAGCTAACGCACCGCTTTGGGCCACGCAAATTAGTATCAAAGGGCTCTTTAGCGGCCGTGCACTCATCGTTATCGATAACCAACAATATTTACTCAAAGCGGGTGAGTCGGTCAATGGCATAGAGCTAGTAAGCGCCGACAGTGAGCAAGCAACGCTGTTAATTGAGGGTCAAGAGCGCATCTTAGCGCTTGATAGTCAAATTTCGGGGCAGTTTATTGCTGCAAAAACCACAAGTGTTACCATTGCGCCAGATCCCCAAGGGATGTATCGTGCCAACGGGGCGATTAACGGACATCGGGTTAAGTTTTTAATCGATACCGGTGCCTCGATTGTCGCACTAAGTAGCGCCCTAGCCGATAAGCTCAATATTCCCTACCGCCAACAGGGTCGGCCCACCGTTACCGAAACCGCTTCCGGTATTGTCATCGCTCATCAGTTGCAGCTCGATTCGGTCTCACTCGGCGCGATTCGGCTTACTCATGTCACGGGTGCGGTCATTGAGGGACAACAACCCTCTACCCCGCTATTAGGCCAATCGTTTTTGAATCGGGTAGAGTTACAACGACAAAACCGGTTAATGGTACTGACCCGTTAA
- a CDS encoding DsbA family protein — translation MNKRYSLCYIHDPMCSWCWGFSETYQALISQLDESIELRRLLGGLAADNHQPMTLIIQQQIQANWRLIEQKIPSKKFNFDFWCQNTPKRSTYPACRAVIAAREQGDEYDQLMTAAIQRAYYQQARNPSEITVLVALADELGIELDRFQYHLESEITDAEAVK, via the coding sequence ATGAACAAGAGATATTCACTATGCTATATTCATGATCCGATGTGTAGTTGGTGTTGGGGATTTAGTGAGACTTACCAAGCTCTCATCTCTCAGCTTGATGAGAGTATTGAGCTTCGCCGTTTACTAGGGGGGCTAGCTGCTGATAACCATCAACCGATGACATTAATAATACAGCAGCAGATTCAAGCTAATTGGCGGCTAATTGAGCAAAAAATCCCTTCAAAAAAATTCAATTTTGATTTTTGGTGTCAAAATACTCCCAAACGCTCTACCTATCCTGCCTGTCGAGCTGTGATTGCAGCGAGAGAGCAGGGGGACGAATATGATCAACTGATGACTGCGGCGATACAGAGAGCCTATTATCAACAAGCTCGTAACCCTTCAGAGATCACTGTGTTAGTCGCTCTAGCTGATGAGTTAGGAATAGAGCTGGATCGATTTCAGTATCATTTAGAATCGGAGATAACGGATGCGGAAGCTGTCAAGTAA
- a CDS encoding IS3 family transposase produces the protein MRLVEKECPSSVSIRAACDSLALSRAGYYRRQAPVVSPRASLPRPVAANALSEAERQAVLGLLNSERFYDQPPAEIYASLLDEGKYYCSISTMYRILRANQQTGERRAQKPAKSHAIPRLRATRPNEVWTWDITKLPTTEQGNFLNLYVVMDLYSRFIVAWMVSRKENSELSKLLISDAAARYRVALSGLTLHQDRGVPMTARGYLDLMAELGITCSHSRPRVSNDNPFSESQFKTLKQQPDYPQRLTGVDHARIWFSDYVDWYCFHHHHRGIAWFTPEQVFTGRYKEVSEQREQALKQAYQQHPKRFIHGEPKVKQPPTEVWINPALPEEGVGSLEVNYPTLNRAKER, from the coding sequence ATGAGATTAGTTGAAAAAGAGTGCCCCAGTTCGGTGAGCATAAGAGCCGCTTGCGATAGCCTAGCGCTCTCGCGTGCAGGCTACTACCGCCGACAGGCTCCGGTTGTCTCCCCCCGAGCGAGCCTTCCAAGACCCGTCGCAGCCAATGCGCTGAGTGAGGCAGAGAGGCAAGCCGTTCTGGGGCTTTTGAACAGCGAACGATTCTATGACCAACCTCCGGCAGAGATCTATGCTAGCCTGCTGGATGAAGGGAAATATTACTGTTCAATCAGTACGATGTATCGGATCCTTCGTGCTAATCAACAGACGGGAGAGCGGCGAGCTCAAAAACCGGCCAAATCACACGCTATCCCCCGATTACGGGCGACCCGCCCGAATGAGGTTTGGACATGGGATATCACTAAGCTTCCCACCACAGAGCAGGGTAACTTCTTGAATCTCTATGTGGTGATGGATCTCTACAGCCGTTTTATTGTGGCTTGGATGGTCTCAAGGAAGGAGAATAGTGAGCTCTCCAAGCTGTTAATCAGTGACGCAGCGGCTCGCTATCGGGTCGCGCTCAGTGGCTTAACACTGCATCAGGATAGAGGTGTGCCGATGACCGCCAGAGGCTATCTCGACTTGATGGCCGAACTGGGGATCACCTGCTCCCACAGCCGTCCACGAGTCAGTAACGACAATCCGTTTAGCGAGAGTCAATTTAAAACACTCAAGCAACAACCCGATTATCCTCAACGATTGACAGGAGTTGACCATGCCAGAATATGGTTTAGTGACTATGTTGACTGGTACTGTTTCCACCACCACCATCGAGGGATTGCGTGGTTCACTCCAGAGCAGGTATTTACCGGTCGTTACAAGGAGGTTAGCGAGCAGCGTGAACAGGCGCTGAAGCAGGCCTATCAGCAGCATCCGAAACGCTTTATTCATGGTGAGCCCAAGGTTAAGCAACCCCCTACTGAGGTATGGATTAACCCCGCTCTACCGGAGGAGGGGGTGGGGTCGCTGGAGGTCAACTATCCAACCCTGAATAGAGCGAAGGAGAGATGA